In Verrucomicrobiota bacterium, the following are encoded in one genomic region:
- a CDS encoding molybdenum cofactor biosynthesis protein MoaE, with protein sequence MRGLMRREFHWTREPWREEQGRWTGEDRGDYGAVVRFEGVVRAVEAGRRIRGLEYTAYEAMARHQFEKLFDGAGQRWPALGAVVVVHRLGFVPSGETSLWVLVAAPHRSEALVACGWLIDEMKRWVPIWKQPVWEDPLPPEPVGGESC encoded by the coding sequence ATGAGGGGATTGATGAGGAGGGAGTTTCATTGGACGAGGGAACCGTGGCGGGAAGAGCAGGGGCGTTGGACCGGCGAGGACCGAGGTGATTACGGCGCGGTGGTTCGATTTGAGGGCGTGGTGCGTGCGGTCGAGGCCGGAAGGAGGATTCGCGGCTTGGAATACACCGCCTACGAGGCGATGGCGCGCCACCAATTCGAGAAGCTTTTTGACGGGGCGGGACAGCGATGGCCTGCTTTGGGGGCGGTCGTGGTGGTGCATCGGCTGGGCTTCGTGCCCTCCGGCGAGACTTCCCTGTGGGTCTTGGTGGCGGCTCCGCATCGGTCGGAAGCGCTGGTTGCTTGCGGCTGGTTGATTGATGAGATGAAGCGCTGGGTTCCGATTTGGAAGCAGCCGGTGTGGGAAGATCCGTTGCCGCCGGAGCCGGTCGGCGGCGAGTCCTGCTGA
- a CDS encoding MoaD/ThiS family protein, producing MTFRVPVVFWSYCRDFTGTEREEFELRDGATVGELLEQVYARFGKLGEARRSLLVAVGVEYAEPGRRLERGEEVSLFPPVQGG from the coding sequence GTGACTTTTCGGGTGCCAGTGGTTTTTTGGTCGTATTGCCGGGATTTTACGGGCACCGAGCGGGAGGAGTTTGAGCTGCGAGACGGCGCCACGGTGGGGGAACTGCTGGAGCAGGTTTATGCGCGATTTGGGAAGTTGGGGGAGGCCAGGAGATCGCTTCTGGTGGCCGTGGGGGTGGAGTACGCCGAGCCTGGTCGGCGGCTGGAACGTGGTGAAGAAGTGTCGTTGTTTCCGCCTGTTCAGGGCGGATGA
- a CDS encoding dUTPase, producing MQETDQLRELFRMQAALNHRIGVTTSGLSDEDKTRWVLNYCRAMNQEIAELTDSVPWKWWAKYQKLDEQNARVEVVDLFHFLISLAQVLGMSADDVFQAYCKKNAVNLQRQESGYAVKDHQDSKHI from the coding sequence ATGCAAGAGACCGACCAGTTGCGCGAGCTATTCCGGATGCAGGCGGCGCTGAACCACCGCATTGGAGTGACCACCTCGGGGTTGAGTGACGAGGACAAGACGCGGTGGGTTTTGAACTATTGCCGCGCGATGAACCAGGAGATTGCCGAGTTGACGGACAGTGTGCCTTGGAAATGGTGGGCGAAGTATCAGAAGCTGGACGAGCAGAACGCGAGGGTGGAGGTGGTGGATTTGTTTCATTTCTTGATCAGTCTGGCTCAGGTTCTGGGGATGAGCGCCGACGACGTTTTTCAAGCCTACTGCAAGAAGAACGCGGTGAATTTGCAGCGGCAAGAGAGCGGGTACGCGGTCAAGGATCATCAAGATTCGAAGCATATTTGA
- a CDS encoding cation-translocating P-type ATPase produces MSTPGKAKGEAGVQLRVRGMTCANCARKVGDALRGVEGVGRVEVNLETGVVWVHGLGSGPRGGELARQAVEGAGFDASVELVGANEKGGRRFPLGWRDNALGAGVGGVVLWGLSHSTTLESVWLSLAVGLLVQVVCGARFYQGAWLQARRGMASMDTLVALGSSAAFGYSAVMVAGWGAKPHVHLFFSEAAGILAFISLGHWLESRAAEKAKSALRSLMELAPDKARVLDEDGSERDLPVAELSPGMRIRVRAGERFPSDAEIVEGWTEVDESMLTGESLPRARKEGGRVTGGTVNGPGVVVCRVTSTGADTVLARIIAAVERSQASRASVQRLVDRISQIFVPSVVVLAVGVMLAWGWWPEAMAGAASRLEPMFWPRTEAGGGWMTGWVYACAVLIVACPCAMGLATPAAIMAGTNVGVRHGILLRDARAIENAGRIRVVLFDKTGTLTVGKPAPVSWHDASVGLTGEMVEADGESPDWLNRAKALAAHSKHPLSRALTDGSGGDGAAGGGARKGGSGLEPMEFWNVRELAGRGVEGISAERPEEVWRWGSPAWLGEEGVDITAWKQVEGAGDRTDRAVAAFARGIRLEGWVEFQDCLKPGVPEMVEQFKRRGYEVGLVSGDRRGVVERLAASAGFERAWVVAEARPEQKSDWIRHWQERGHPVAFVGDGLNDGPALAQATLGIAVSQASDLAKESADIVLLGADAGLAPDALELSGYVLRVIRQNLVWAFAYNVLAAPLAALGFLSPVVCAAAMGLSDLMVMGNSLRLLRWSPRRAGQVR; encoded by the coding sequence ATGTCAACTCCCGGAAAAGCTAAGGGCGAGGCGGGAGTGCAGCTTCGCGTGCGAGGCATGACGTGCGCGAATTGCGCCAGGAAGGTTGGCGACGCGCTTCGTGGTGTGGAGGGGGTGGGGCGTGTGGAGGTGAATTTGGAAACCGGGGTGGTGTGGGTCCATGGGCTGGGAAGCGGCCCGCGAGGGGGCGAGTTGGCCAGACAGGCGGTCGAAGGCGCGGGCTTTGATGCTTCGGTGGAACTCGTGGGAGCCAATGAGAAAGGTGGAAGGAGGTTTCCACTGGGATGGCGAGACAACGCCCTGGGAGCCGGAGTTGGGGGTGTTGTCTTGTGGGGGCTTTCCCATTCGACCACCCTGGAATCGGTCTGGTTATCGCTCGCCGTGGGTTTGCTGGTTCAGGTGGTTTGCGGGGCCCGGTTTTATCAGGGTGCTTGGCTGCAAGCTCGGCGAGGGATGGCGAGCATGGACACACTCGTGGCGCTGGGATCGAGCGCCGCGTTTGGGTACAGCGCGGTCATGGTGGCGGGATGGGGGGCGAAGCCGCACGTTCATTTATTTTTTTCGGAAGCAGCCGGGATTTTGGCGTTCATCAGTTTGGGGCATTGGCTTGAATCCCGCGCGGCGGAGAAGGCGAAAAGTGCGTTGCGTTCGCTGATGGAGCTCGCACCGGACAAGGCGAGGGTTCTGGACGAGGACGGGAGCGAGAGGGATTTGCCGGTGGCGGAGTTGTCACCCGGGATGCGGATTCGCGTTCGCGCAGGAGAGCGGTTTCCGTCGGATGCCGAAATCGTGGAGGGTTGGACGGAGGTGGACGAGTCGATGTTGACCGGTGAATCGTTGCCTCGCGCGCGAAAGGAGGGCGGGCGGGTCACGGGGGGCACGGTCAACGGACCGGGTGTGGTGGTGTGTCGCGTGACCTCGACGGGGGCGGACACGGTGCTGGCGCGAATTATTGCCGCGGTGGAGCGATCTCAAGCGAGCCGGGCTTCCGTGCAGCGATTGGTGGATCGCATCAGCCAGATTTTTGTGCCCTCTGTGGTCGTTCTGGCGGTGGGAGTCATGCTGGCGTGGGGATGGTGGCCGGAGGCCATGGCGGGCGCGGCTTCCCGGCTCGAACCGATGTTTTGGCCGAGGACCGAGGCGGGGGGTGGTTGGATGACCGGGTGGGTCTATGCTTGCGCGGTTTTGATTGTGGCTTGTCCTTGCGCGATGGGATTGGCGACTCCGGCGGCGATCATGGCCGGAACGAATGTGGGGGTGAGGCATGGCATTCTTTTGAGAGACGCGAGAGCGATTGAAAACGCGGGGCGGATCAGGGTGGTTTTGTTCGACAAGACGGGAACTTTGACGGTGGGAAAACCGGCTCCGGTTTCGTGGCATGACGCGAGCGTGGGGTTGACGGGAGAGATGGTTGAAGCGGATGGCGAGTCGCCGGACTGGTTGAACCGGGCCAAGGCGCTGGCGGCCCATTCCAAGCATCCGCTGAGCCGAGCGCTGACGGACGGTTCGGGAGGAGATGGGGCGGCGGGTGGAGGAGCGCGGAAGGGCGGATCCGGGCTGGAACCGATGGAATTTTGGAATGTTCGCGAACTTGCAGGGCGTGGTGTGGAGGGCATCTCGGCGGAACGGCCTGAGGAGGTTTGGCGCTGGGGATCGCCCGCGTGGCTTGGGGAGGAGGGGGTGGACATCACGGCATGGAAGCAAGTGGAGGGGGCGGGGGATCGAACCGATCGGGCGGTGGCGGCTTTCGCGCGAGGCATTCGACTGGAGGGGTGGGTGGAGTTTCAGGATTGCCTGAAGCCGGGCGTGCCCGAGATGGTGGAACAGTTCAAACGACGGGGGTATGAGGTTGGCTTGGTGAGCGGGGATCGGCGGGGAGTGGTGGAGCGATTGGCGGCATCGGCCGGATTCGAACGAGCCTGGGTGGTGGCGGAAGCGCGGCCGGAGCAAAAGTCTGATTGGATCCGGCACTGGCAGGAACGGGGACATCCGGTGGCGTTCGTGGGAGACGGGTTGAACGATGGTCCGGCCCTGGCGCAGGCGACTTTGGGGATCGCGGTGAGCCAGGCGAGTGATTTAGCCAAAGAATCCGCGGACATTGTGTTGTTGGGTGCGGATGCGGGGTTGGCGCCGGACGCTTTGGAACTCTCGGGTTATGTCCTGCGGGTGATCCGGCAGAATCTGGTTTGGGCGTTTGCTTACAACGTATTGGCGGCCCCGCTGGCCGCGTTGGGGTTTCTCAGTCCGGTGGTTTGCGCGGCGGCCATGGGATTGTCGGATTTGATGGTGATGGGGAATTCGTTGCGGCTGTTGCGCTGGTCACCCCGGCGTGCCGGGCAGGTGCGGTGA
- a CDS encoding insulinase family protein, with the protein MSGGGLRTRVTRFPDGGAVLTRDLPGRSSVALGLWFAVGGRLERLEENGAAHFIEHMLFKGTRRRSAREISEAVEGLGGYLNAFTTEEATCFHARAKAEHLDTLFDVLADMVVNSRFDLEDVAKEREVIKEEISMYDDQPHQLVLDALNELMWPDHPLGRPLAGTRRSVSRLGRPELRRFMRRYYTAGALVVTAAGRVRHETVAAWTRGLRDRLPQRPASRGLPAGKAQRGPRVRWVRKDTEQTQLALGFRAYERGDRRRFALRLLSVLLGENMSSRLFQVIREECGLAYSIGTSVASFQDGGAFLITAGLDDRHVARALKLVLRVLQEFRERPPAEAALKRAKDYVLGQFQLSQESVENQMNWLGEHMLGFGSVPTEMAYERHYSAVRSEEVWRVAREVLSPCGANLALVAPRADPRELRKRMDDLG; encoded by the coding sequence ATGAGTGGCGGGGGGCTTCGGACGCGGGTCACGCGCTTTCCCGATGGAGGGGCGGTGTTGACGCGCGATTTGCCGGGGCGGTCGAGTGTGGCTTTGGGCCTTTGGTTTGCGGTGGGGGGGCGATTGGAGCGGTTGGAGGAGAATGGCGCTGCGCACTTCATCGAGCATATGTTATTTAAGGGAACTCGCCGGCGATCAGCCCGGGAGATTTCCGAGGCGGTCGAAGGCCTGGGAGGGTACCTGAACGCTTTTACCACCGAGGAAGCCACGTGCTTTCACGCGCGCGCGAAGGCGGAGCATTTGGACACCTTGTTCGATGTGCTGGCGGACATGGTGGTGAACTCGCGATTTGATCTGGAGGACGTAGCCAAGGAGCGCGAGGTCATTAAGGAGGAGATTTCCATGTATGACGATCAGCCGCATCAGCTTGTCCTGGATGCCTTGAACGAACTGATGTGGCCAGATCATCCACTGGGACGGCCGTTGGCGGGAACGCGACGCTCCGTGTCGCGGTTGGGCCGTCCCGAACTGAGGCGTTTCATGCGGCGTTATTACACGGCGGGCGCGCTGGTGGTGACGGCGGCGGGGCGGGTCCGGCATGAAACGGTGGCTGCGTGGACGCGCGGATTGCGGGACCGCCTGCCGCAGCGACCCGCGAGTCGGGGGTTGCCCGCGGGAAAGGCTCAACGCGGGCCCCGGGTGCGCTGGGTGAGGAAGGACACGGAGCAGACGCAGTTGGCGCTGGGGTTTCGGGCCTACGAGCGGGGCGATCGCCGTCGGTTCGCCCTCAGGTTGCTCAGCGTGCTCCTGGGGGAGAACATGAGTTCGCGGTTGTTCCAGGTGATCCGGGAGGAGTGTGGCCTGGCCTACTCGATTGGAACGTCCGTGGCGTCGTTTCAGGATGGCGGCGCCTTCCTGATCACGGCCGGGTTGGATGACCGTCATGTGGCTCGGGCATTGAAACTGGTCTTGAGGGTGTTGCAGGAGTTTCGGGAGCGTCCACCGGCAGAGGCGGCCTTGAAACGGGCGAAGGATTACGTGCTGGGGCAATTTCAATTGAGCCAGGAGTCGGTGGAGAATCAAATGAACTGGCTCGGAGAGCACATGCTGGGGTTCGGCAGCGTGCCCACGGAGATGGCGTATGAGAGGCATTATTCTGCGGTGCGTTCGGAGGAAGTATGGAGGGTGGCGCGCGAGGTGTTGAGCCCCTGCGGCGCGAATCTGGCGCTGGTGGCTCCCCGAGCCGATCCGCGTGAGTTGCGCAAGCGGATGGATGACCTGGGGTAG
- a CDS encoding TIGR00730 family Rossman fold protein, which produces MREDPWRIFRIMAEFVDSFESMSQVGPAVTVFGSARTKPSDPYYKRSVELAEALAHHNLAVITGGGPGIMEAANRGASKARGKSVGLNIELPHEQKGNSYANMPIQFHYFFIRKVCFVKYSMGFVFMPGGFGTLDEFFEVITLVQTHRISHFPLVLFGKKYWSGLIRWMESTLEGGRFISPGDNDLYRVTDDVGEAVDYILEYVKRVGPPESVPMAFS; this is translated from the coding sequence ATGCGCGAAGATCCCTGGCGCATTTTCAGGATCATGGCGGAATTCGTGGATTCGTTTGAATCCATGTCACAGGTCGGCCCGGCGGTGACGGTGTTCGGCTCCGCGCGAACCAAGCCTTCGGATCCTTATTACAAACGATCGGTAGAACTGGCGGAGGCCCTGGCGCATCACAACTTGGCGGTGATTACGGGCGGCGGGCCCGGCATCATGGAGGCGGCGAACCGCGGGGCGTCGAAGGCTCGAGGCAAGTCGGTGGGACTCAATATCGAACTCCCTCACGAGCAGAAAGGGAATTCCTACGCCAACATGCCCATCCAATTTCACTATTTTTTCATCCGCAAAGTTTGCTTTGTGAAGTACAGCATGGGCTTCGTGTTCATGCCGGGCGGGTTTGGGACCTTGGACGAGTTTTTCGAAGTCATTACGCTGGTGCAGACACACCGTATTTCTCATTTTCCACTGGTCCTGTTCGGAAAGAAATACTGGAGCGGCTTGATCCGCTGGATGGAGTCCACTTTGGAGGGGGGGCGTTTCATCAGCCCCGGCGACAATGATCTCTACCGAGTGACGGACGACGTGGGCGAGGCGGTGGATTACATTCTGGAGTATGTGAAGCGGGTGGGGCCGCCCGAATCTGTGCCCATGGCCTTTTCGTGA
- a CDS encoding Gfo/Idh/MocA family oxidoreductase yields MPLHTLRAGIIGTGFIGPVHLEALKRLGVQVTAICGSTKNARLAAERWGIPEVYGDYDFRAMYRSPNVDVVHITSPNKVHVEQSLAALAAGKHVICEKPLGMTARETERVVVAAKKKSAPVFAVNYMCRFFPAVLQMRAMVERGDLGRIIHVQGHFFQDWLLKETDYNWRVLAGEGGKLRAVGDIGTHWIDAVSFILGAKVERVFAHIETFHKTRYRPKGEVQTFAQVDPKTMVPYRCDTEDFGSVLLKFGRASHGHAQGVHASASISQVAAGWKCSLYLGIYGTRGSVRWDLQQPNEITVGRRDEPNQILQRATAGFSEDVAGFTDYPGGHPEGFPDSHKMHYRAVYEHIASGRKTPVLFATAADGHHEMRLCEAVLKSSRTRGWVKL; encoded by the coding sequence ATGCCCTTGCATACCTTGCGCGCCGGAATCATCGGAACGGGGTTTATCGGTCCGGTTCATCTGGAGGCGCTGAAGCGGTTGGGGGTGCAAGTCACAGCCATTTGCGGCTCGACCAAGAACGCACGGTTGGCGGCGGAGCGTTGGGGGATACCCGAAGTTTACGGCGATTACGATTTCCGGGCCATGTACCGGTCTCCCAACGTGGACGTGGTGCATATCACGTCGCCCAACAAGGTTCATGTCGAGCAGTCTTTAGCGGCGCTCGCGGCGGGCAAGCATGTGATTTGCGAGAAGCCCCTCGGCATGACCGCGCGGGAGACCGAGCGGGTGGTGGTGGCGGCGAAGAAGAAGTCGGCGCCGGTTTTTGCGGTGAATTACATGTGCCGGTTTTTTCCGGCGGTGTTGCAAATGCGAGCCATGGTCGAGCGTGGCGACCTGGGGCGTATCATCCATGTGCAAGGCCACTTTTTCCAAGACTGGCTGCTCAAGGAGACGGACTACAACTGGAGGGTGCTGGCGGGGGAAGGGGGCAAGTTGAGGGCAGTGGGGGATATCGGCACGCATTGGATTGACGCGGTCTCGTTCATCCTGGGCGCCAAGGTCGAGCGCGTTTTTGCCCACATCGAGACCTTTCACAAGACCCGCTACCGTCCGAAGGGCGAAGTGCAGACGTTTGCCCAGGTTGATCCGAAGACGATGGTTCCGTATCGCTGCGACACGGAGGACTTTGGCAGTGTGCTGCTGAAATTCGGACGAGCCAGCCATGGTCATGCGCAGGGGGTCCACGCGAGCGCTTCGATTTCGCAGGTGGCCGCGGGATGGAAATGCAGTTTGTATCTGGGCATTTACGGGACCCGCGGCAGTGTGCGCTGGGATTTGCAGCAGCCCAACGAAATTACGGTGGGGCGGCGCGACGAGCCCAATCAGATTCTGCAACGGGCCACAGCAGGGTTCAGCGAGGATGTCGCGGGGTTCACTGATTATCCGGGAGGGCATCCGGAGGGGTTTCCGGACAGCCACAAGATGCACTATCGCGCGGTTTACGAGCACATTGCGAGCGGTCGCAAGACGCCGGTGCTGTTTGCGACGGCGGCGGACGGGCATCATGAAATGCGGTTGTGCGAGGCGGTGCTGAAGAGCAGTCGGACACGGGGTTGGGTGAAGCTTTGA
- a CDS encoding translation initiation factor IF-3 codes for MSRPFSPRSSSPGNSFVRINGKIRAREVRVIGTDGSQVGILTLGDAINMARQQAVDLVEIAPNATPPVCRLVDYGKYRYEQSKKDKESKKHQHANRVKEIQLSANIDPHDFGVKLSHGIEFLCEDMKVKVSLRFRGREMAHTEFGFQVVEKFTKEVAPWGHPDAPAKLVGRSINMMYSPHPRNKRAKPPGELSASGGSSVESKHAKLAPLVSVEPPPMPGSAAPTAPAPTHFSNNPFGQISLKDAPASPQ; via the coding sequence TTGAGCCGCCCTTTCTCCCCCCGCTCATCGTCCCCCGGAAATTCCTTCGTTCGGATCAATGGTAAAATCCGCGCCCGCGAAGTGCGCGTCATTGGAACGGACGGAAGCCAGGTGGGAATTCTCACCCTCGGCGACGCGATCAACATGGCCCGACAGCAGGCCGTGGATCTCGTCGAAATCGCCCCCAACGCGACCCCCCCGGTCTGCCGGTTGGTCGATTACGGCAAATACCGCTACGAACAGTCAAAGAAGGACAAGGAATCCAAGAAACATCAGCACGCCAACCGCGTGAAGGAAATTCAGTTGAGCGCCAATATCGACCCACATGACTTCGGCGTCAAACTGTCCCACGGCATCGAATTCCTCTGCGAAGACATGAAGGTGAAGGTCTCGCTCCGGTTCCGCGGACGCGAAATGGCGCACACCGAATTTGGCTTCCAAGTCGTCGAGAAATTCACCAAAGAAGTCGCCCCCTGGGGACATCCCGACGCTCCCGCCAAACTGGTCGGCCGCAGCATCAACATGATGTACAGCCCCCATCCGCGGAACAAGCGGGCCAAACCCCCGGGAGAATTGAGCGCATCAGGCGGGTCCTCCGTCGAAAGCAAACACGCCAAACTCGCCCCGCTCGTCTCGGTGGAACCCCCGCCCATGCCGGGATCCGCCGCTCCCACCGCCCCCGCCCCAACCCATTTCAGCAATAATCCCTTCGGCCAAATCAGCCTGAAAGACGCGCCCGCCTCTCCCCAGTAA
- a CDS encoding DUF1501 domain-containing protein, whose amino-acid sequence MWTENFGPEASGAISRRCLLQTLCAGFGGVSLSALLGSVLPSAARGALIPARAKRAIFLFMNGGPSHLDTFDPKPVLKRMEGQQPSGELFKKSKGSGFMPSQFSFARHGVSGIEVSETLPRLASQIDECCIIRSMHTDVPNHEPALLQMHTGNQQPIRPSLGSWLLYGLGSENQNLPGYVVLRPTPKIVVGPALWSNSFLPAQFQASSVLTSDMRVEKLVAHVRNPRMGEAEQREQMDLLLALNRRHQDARGGDPELEAQIQAMETAFRMQREAMDVFDIGRESEATRAAYGSSPFARSCLLARRLVEAGVRFVTVYYVGENNQPWDTHSNHHEGHKKLCADADQPSAALIEDLKQRGLLEDTLVLWGGEFGRTPYAEDRKDTKSGRDHHHTAFSMLLAGGGIRGGTVYGASDELGMNATENPVHVHDLHATLLHLFGLDHEKLTYRYAGRDFRLTDIHGRVVREIIA is encoded by the coding sequence ATGTGGACTGAGAATTTCGGGCCAGAAGCTTCGGGCGCGATCTCGCGCCGTTGCCTGCTGCAAACCCTGTGCGCCGGGTTTGGGGGGGTGAGCTTGTCGGCCCTGCTTGGATCCGTCTTGCCGTCCGCAGCCCGTGGAGCGCTCATTCCGGCACGGGCCAAGCGGGCGATTTTCTTGTTCATGAACGGCGGTCCCTCTCATCTGGACACGTTCGATCCCAAGCCCGTGTTGAAGCGCATGGAGGGTCAACAGCCGTCGGGCGAGCTTTTCAAGAAAAGCAAAGGCAGCGGATTCATGCCTTCGCAGTTCTCGTTTGCGCGGCATGGGGTGAGCGGGATCGAGGTGTCGGAGACGCTGCCGAGGCTGGCGAGCCAGATCGATGAGTGCTGCATCATCCGTTCCATGCACACGGACGTGCCGAATCATGAGCCCGCGTTGTTGCAGATGCACACCGGGAACCAGCAACCCATCCGCCCTTCCCTGGGTTCGTGGCTGTTGTACGGGTTGGGCAGCGAGAATCAGAATCTGCCTGGCTATGTGGTATTGCGTCCGACGCCCAAAATCGTGGTCGGGCCGGCGCTTTGGTCGAACAGTTTTCTGCCGGCGCAGTTCCAGGCCTCGAGCGTGCTCACTTCCGATATGCGGGTGGAGAAGTTGGTGGCCCATGTGCGGAATCCCAGGATGGGAGAGGCCGAGCAACGAGAGCAGATGGATCTCCTCCTGGCGTTGAATCGCCGCCACCAGGATGCGCGGGGGGGAGACCCGGAACTGGAGGCGCAGATTCAGGCGATGGAGACGGCGTTTCGCATGCAACGCGAAGCGATGGACGTTTTTGATATCGGCAGGGAATCGGAGGCGACTCGCGCGGCTTATGGTTCCTCTCCCTTTGCCCGGTCGTGCCTTCTGGCGCGCCGGTTGGTTGAGGCCGGGGTTCGATTTGTCACGGTCTATTATGTGGGGGAAAACAATCAGCCTTGGGACACGCACTCCAACCACCATGAGGGGCACAAGAAACTGTGCGCGGATGCGGACCAACCCAGCGCGGCGTTGATCGAGGATCTGAAGCAACGCGGGTTGCTGGAAGACACGCTGGTCCTATGGGGCGGGGAATTTGGAAGGACTCCTTACGCGGAAGACAGGAAGGATACGAAATCCGGACGCGACCATCATCACACGGCCTTCTCGATGCTTTTGGCGGGAGGGGGGATTCGCGGTGGGACGGTCTATGGGGCGAGCGATGAGTTGGGCATGAACGCCACCGAGAATCCGGTGCATGTCCATGACTTGCATGCGACCCTCCTCCACCTGTTTGGTCTGGATCACGAGAAGCTGACCTATCGGTATGCCGGGCGAGATTTCCGGTTGACGGACATTCACGGGCGCGTGGTGCGCGAAATCATCGCCTAG